A window of Aerococcus urinae contains these coding sequences:
- the glpK gene encoding glycerol kinase GlpK, with product MEEYILAIDQGTTSTRAVIYNHQGESVGSYQKEFDQIFPKPGWVEHNANQIWNSVQSVIAGAFIETGIKPRQIKGIGITNQRETTVIWDKETGRPIYNAIVWQSRQTSSIADQLIADGHKDMIQEKTGLVVDPYFSATKIRWILDQVDGAQERAENGELLFGTIDTWIVWKLTDGAVHVTDYSNASRTMLFNVKDLEWDQEILDLLNIPRELLPEVKSNSEVYGKTIPFHFYGAEVPIAGMAGDQQAALFGQLALEPGMVKNTYGTGAFIIMNMGSDFQVSENNLLTTIAYGMNGEVTYALEGSIFVAGSAIQWLRDQMGLIEDSPQSEDLAKQSKDDDEVYVVPAFTGLGAPHWDSRARGAVFGLTRGTNRNDFVKATLQSLAYQTRDIIDTMELDTGIDINLLKVDGGAAMNDYLMQFQADILGIEIARAKNLETTALGAAYLAGLAVDFWKDTDELKSLQSTGQNFTPSMNNAHKEQLYRGWKQAVKATRVFTADEEERD from the coding sequence ATGGAAGAATACATTTTAGCAATAGACCAGGGGACAACAAGTACACGAGCTGTGATTTATAATCACCAAGGGGAAAGTGTCGGATCCTATCAAAAGGAATTTGACCAAATCTTTCCTAAGCCTGGTTGGGTGGAACACAATGCCAACCAAATTTGGAACTCTGTCCAGTCAGTCATTGCCGGAGCATTTATTGAGACGGGAATTAAACCGCGACAAATCAAAGGGATTGGGATAACCAATCAACGGGAAACGACGGTAATTTGGGACAAGGAAACTGGGCGTCCTATTTATAACGCCATTGTCTGGCAATCGCGTCAAACTAGCAGTATAGCTGACCAACTCATCGCTGATGGCCATAAAGACATGATTCAAGAGAAAACAGGTTTGGTGGTTGACCCCTATTTTTCAGCGACTAAAATTCGTTGGATCTTAGACCAAGTCGATGGCGCTCAAGAGCGAGCAGAAAATGGAGAATTACTCTTTGGAACCATTGATACATGGATCGTCTGGAAGTTAACCGACGGTGCTGTCCATGTGACGGATTATTCCAACGCTAGTCGGACGATGTTGTTCAACGTGAAGGATTTAGAATGGGACCAGGAAATCTTAGACTTATTAAATATCCCGCGTGAACTCCTGCCTGAAGTCAAATCCAATTCAGAAGTTTACGGCAAAACGATTCCTTTCCACTTTTATGGTGCGGAGGTTCCGATTGCTGGAATGGCGGGGGACCAACAAGCTGCCTTATTTGGACAACTTGCTTTAGAGCCAGGTATGGTGAAAAATACCTACGGAACGGGTGCCTTTATCATTATGAATATGGGGTCTGATTTTCAAGTCTCAGAGAACAATCTGTTGACCACTATCGCCTACGGAATGAATGGAGAAGTCACTTATGCCCTAGAAGGGTCGATTTTTGTGGCTGGCTCAGCGATTCAATGGCTCAGAGACCAAATGGGTTTGATTGAGGACTCCCCTCAGTCAGAAGACCTGGCTAAACAATCTAAAGATGATGATGAGGTTTATGTGGTACCCGCTTTTACTGGCCTCGGAGCACCTCACTGGGATTCCAGGGCACGGGGAGCCGTATTTGGTCTCACTCGGGGAACGAACCGCAATGACTTTGTTAAGGCGACTTTGCAGTCTTTAGCCTATCAGACTCGGGATATTATCGATACCATGGAACTAGATACAGGTATTGATATTAACCTATTAAAGGTCGATGGCGGAGCTGCTATGAACGATTATCTCATGCAATTCCAAGCGGATATTCTAGGTATTGAAATTGCTCGGGCCAAAAACCTAGAAACTACTGCCTTAGGTGCTGCATATTTAGCTGGCTTAGCAGTAGACTTTTGGAAAGATACTGATGAATTGAAGAGCTTACAAAGTACTGGACAAAACTTTACCCCTTCAATGAATAATGCCCATAAAGAACAACTTTATCGTGGTTGGAAACAGGCAGTGAAAGCCACCCGCGTCTTTACAGCAGATGAAGAAGAAAGAGACTAA
- a CDS encoding IS3 family transposase, with the protein MLRNGKCCSKKIERSGKRVDVRRTKYQAEFKTIEKLSQEGHKITFLCHSLGVSRSAYYKWLDREPSKTEQRLQWLMTLIQEAYDKYEGIYGYRRITIYLNHFKNARVNHKCVYRLMKLMGLKSVIRRRRYHYKKSKPQHVAENVLNREFDKDYEPMQVLLTDITEFKYGYNYSYKAYLSAILDYGANKIIAFKLSQRNNNQLVKDTIVQVEEELIPTETLLHSDRGFQYTSHFFKRFVDEKQLIQSMSRVGKCIDNGPMENFWGIIKEEMYRLKTYESFEQLEEDIKRYIEFYNTERVTLDMGLKIPA; encoded by the coding sequence ATACTTAGAAACGGAAAATGCTGCTCTAAAAAAATTGAAAGAAGTGGAAAGAGAGTTGATGTCCGACGGACAAAATATCAAGCAGAGTTCAAAACAATCGAAAAATTAAGCCAGGAAGGACACAAAATAACATTCTTATGCCATTCGCTAGGTGTCAGTAGATCTGCTTATTATAAATGGCTCGACCGAGAGCCATCCAAGACAGAACAACGTTTACAGTGGCTAATGACTTTAATTCAAGAAGCTTATGATAAATATGAGGGCATCTATGGTTATCGTCGAATCACCATTTATCTTAATCACTTTAAGAATGCGCGGGTCAATCATAAGTGTGTCTATCGTCTCATGAAATTAATGGGTTTAAAATCTGTTATTCGCCGTAGGCGATATCACTACAAAAAAAGTAAGCCTCAGCACGTTGCAGAAAATGTGTTGAACCGTGAATTTGATAAAGATTATGAACCGATGCAGGTGTTGTTGACGGATATTACAGAGTTTAAATATGGCTATAACTATAGTTACAAAGCGTATTTAAGTGCGATTCTTGATTACGGAGCCAATAAGATTATTGCTTTTAAATTATCACAAAGGAATAACAATCAACTTGTTAAAGATACGATTGTTCAAGTAGAAGAAGAACTTATCCCTACAGAAACCCTCTTGCACAGTGACCGTGGTTTCCAATATACTTCGCATTTCTTTAAGCGTTTTGTTGACGAAAAACAGTTAATTCAAAGTATGTCTCGCGTAGGAAAATGTATTGATAACGGACCAATGGAAAATTTCTGGGGCATTATTAAAGAAGAGATGTATCGGTTGAAAACTTATGAAAGCTTTGAACAACTTGAAGAAGATATTAAACGCTACATCGAATTTTATAACACCGAACGTGTCACACTGGATATGGGCCTTAAAATTCCAGCTTAA
- a CDS encoding helix-turn-helix domain-containing protein — protein MRSNRKHSPAELAKYIHLYEEGTSYAELCDQYGLSIHSSVFREYYLKYLEHGFAGLESQTKNNSYSEKFKQNVVQEYLNTDISITKIARKYNIPSFSTVRNWITKYTKREELKGYHPKPEVYTMKSQKKTYQEKVDIVKDFLETGMSYKETAEKHKVSYNNVYSWVQKYKKYGPDGLIDSRGRRKPMSIQNEEEKLRTELAALKARNEYLETENAALKKLKEVERELMSDGQNIKQSSKQSKN, from the coding sequence ATGCGTTCAAATAGAAAGCATTCACCAGCAGAGTTGGCTAAATATATCCATCTTTATGAAGAAGGAACTTCCTATGCCGAGCTTTGTGATCAATATGGTCTCTCAATTCATTCATCTGTCTTTAGAGAATATTATCTCAAATATCTAGAACATGGCTTTGCAGGGCTGGAATCACAGACAAAGAATAATTCTTATAGTGAAAAGTTTAAGCAGAACGTCGTTCAAGAATACTTGAATACAGACATCTCAATTACAAAAATTGCTAGAAAATACAATATCCCTAGCTTTTCTACTGTAAGGAATTGGATTACTAAGTATACTAAAAGGGAAGAATTAAAGGGCTACCACCCTAAACCCGAGGTGTATACAATGAAAAGCCAAAAGAAAACCTATCAGGAAAAAGTTGATATTGTTAAAGATTTTCTTGAAACAGGAATGTCTTATAAAGAGACTGCTGAAAAACATAAAGTTTCCTACAATAATGTTTACTCATGGGTCCAAAAGTATAAGAAATATGGTCCCGATGGGCTCATTGATAGTAGAGGACGCCGCAAACCGATGAGTATTCAAAATGAAGAAGAGAAGTTACGTACAGAATTAGCTGCGCTTAAAGCACGTAATGAATACTTAGAAACGGAAAATGCTGCTCTAAAAAAATTGAAAGAAGTGGAAAGAGAGTTGATGTCCGACGGACAAAATATCAAGCAGAGTTCAAAACAATCGAAAAATTAA
- a CDS encoding acetate/propionate family kinase → MSKVFALNAGSSSLKFSIYEIPSEEVVASGVIDRIGLGDSNITIKYNGEKHQDVKDVMDHDQATKTLLDKLESLNIIEEYDEIAGTGHRVVSGGEKFKESALIDEEGLKIIEEVSEYAPLHNPAEAQVIRAFKELLPDKPAVAAFDTSFHTTMPEKAYLYGTPYEYYEKYGARRYGAHGTSHKYVSQRAAELMGKPVEDVNIITCHIGNGASITAVQGGKSIDTSMGFTPVAGFVMGTRSGDVDPSLLEFVMRKENLNMEEMLSVLNNKSGLLGVSGVSSDMRDVEAAADQGNERAKIALEVYVNAVKRYIGSYLFELNGADAIVFTAGVGENSPEFRQAVLENTDKLGIELDKERNQSVEEGLISTDDSKVKVFVIPTDEELMIVRDTVRLGNIK, encoded by the coding sequence ATGTCTAAAGTATTTGCTTTAAATGCTGGATCATCCAGTTTAAAATTTTCTATTTATGAAATACCTAGTGAGGAAGTTGTTGCTTCTGGCGTAATTGACCGTATTGGTCTAGGTGATTCCAATATTACCATTAAATATAATGGTGAAAAACACCAAGACGTCAAAGATGTGATGGATCATGACCAAGCAACTAAGACTTTATTAGATAAGTTAGAAAGCTTGAATATCATTGAAGAATACGATGAAATTGCAGGTACCGGACACCGCGTCGTATCCGGTGGTGAAAAATTCAAGGAATCAGCTCTGATTGACGAAGAAGGTCTCAAAATAATTGAAGAGGTGAGTGAATATGCACCCCTTCATAACCCCGCTGAAGCTCAAGTCATTCGTGCCTTCAAAGAATTACTTCCTGACAAACCAGCAGTCGCTGCATTTGATACTTCATTCCATACAACTATGCCTGAAAAAGCATATCTTTATGGAACTCCTTATGAATACTATGAAAAATATGGTGCGCGTCGTTATGGTGCTCACGGCACCTCACATAAATACGTTTCTCAACGTGCCGCAGAATTAATGGGTAAACCAGTGGAAGATGTTAATATCATTACCTGTCATATTGGTAATGGGGCCTCAATTACTGCTGTTCAAGGTGGAAAGTCTATTGACACTTCTATGGGCTTCACTCCAGTAGCTGGGTTTGTTATGGGAACTCGTTCAGGTGATGTGGATCCTTCCTTACTGGAATTTGTTATGCGCAAAGAAAATCTCAATATGGAAGAAATGCTTTCTGTTCTTAATAACAAATCTGGTTTATTAGGAGTATCGGGCGTATCTTCAGACATGCGTGACGTTGAAGCAGCTGCTGACCAAGGTAACGAACGAGCAAAAATTGCCTTAGAAGTTTATGTCAATGCCGTGAAACGTTATATCGGATCTTACTTATTTGAATTAAATGGGGCAGATGCTATTGTCTTTACAGCAGGTGTGGGAGAAAATTCTCCAGAATTCCGTCAAGCAGTACTAGAAAACACTGATAAACTTGGTATTGAATTAGACAAGGAACGTAACCAATCTGTTGAAGAAGGTTTAATTTCAACCGATGATTCTAAAGTGAAAGTCTTTGTCATTCCAACAGATGAAGAATTAATGATCGTTCGTGATACTGTTCGTTTAGGAAATATTAAATAA
- a CDS encoding L-lactate dehydrogenase encodes MSEIHDAKIILIGDGSVGSAFAYHNVITGVGRELGIIDINKDKVHGDVLDLEDATPFSPRKHIFQATYEDCKDADIVVFTAGIPQKPGGETRLDLVDKNLPIFKDMVGQVVDSGFDGIFVVASNPVDILTYATWKFSGFPSEKVIGTGTSLDSARFRVEIAKALDVDPRDVTAYILGEHGDTEFGAWSHVLVGGQPIEKFATSDNRLDQQARQDEITDYVRNKAYDIINGKGATYYGIGSCINRICQAILNNERATLPVSALLQDNYRQDDIYIGTPAIIGSQGIEQVIELELTEREQGFMDNSANAMRKIIEDSFAKLEDK; translated from the coding sequence ATGTCAGAAATTCATGATGCTAAAATTATTCTAATTGGTGATGGTTCTGTCGGCTCAGCTTTTGCTTACCACAATGTCATTACTGGTGTTGGTCGTGAACTAGGTATCATTGATATCAATAAGGACAAGGTCCATGGTGATGTTCTGGACCTAGAAGACGCTACGCCTTTCTCTCCACGTAAGCACATTTTTCAAGCGACTTATGAAGATTGTAAGGATGCCGATATTGTTGTCTTTACTGCTGGTATTCCTCAAAAACCAGGTGGAGAAACCCGTCTCGACTTAGTCGACAAAAACTTACCTATCTTCAAAGACATGGTCGGTCAAGTGGTCGACTCCGGTTTTGATGGGATTTTTGTAGTTGCTTCCAATCCAGTTGATATCTTAACTTACGCCACTTGGAAATTCTCTGGTTTCCCGAGTGAAAAAGTAATCGGTACCGGTACCTCACTCGATAGTGCCCGCTTTAGAGTTGAAATTGCCAAGGCCCTAGATGTTGATCCCCGTGATGTGACTGCTTATATCCTCGGTGAGCATGGGGACACTGAATTTGGTGCATGGTCTCATGTTCTTGTCGGTGGCCAACCCATTGAGAAATTTGCTACCAGCGATAACCGCCTTGACCAACAAGCTCGTCAAGATGAAATTACCGACTATGTCAGAAATAAAGCCTATGACATTATTAACGGTAAAGGGGCTACTTATTATGGGATCGGTAGTTGTATCAACCGTATCTGTCAGGCAATTTTGAATAATGAGCGAGCTACCCTACCCGTTTCAGCCCTGCTTCAAGATAACTACCGCCAAGACGACATCTATATTGGTACACCTGCAATTATCGGTAGTCAAGGGATTGAACAAGTTATTGAATTAGAATTAACCGAACGTGAACAAGGTTTCATGGATAATTCAGCCAATGCTATGCGTAAGATTATCGAAGATTCCTTTGCAAAATTAGAAGATAAGTAG
- a CDS encoding SprT family protein, with protein MKEQDLENLVREIAAQNFAFSFQGQVTWNQRLRTTGGRFIPRQDRLEFNPKVLKVLGKDTLIGIIKHELCHYCLFHWGQPYQHKDKVFKDLLKSVGGLRFTPALGDSAPRYIYRCKRCGQKYYRQRRMNINKYACGTCQGPISLIDR; from the coding sequence GTGAAAGAGCAAGATTTAGAAAACTTAGTTAGAGAAATTGCGGCTCAAAATTTTGCTTTTTCCTTTCAGGGGCAGGTGACTTGGAATCAGCGTTTGCGTACGACAGGAGGGCGTTTCATTCCCCGCCAAGATCGTTTAGAATTCAATCCCAAAGTCTTAAAAGTTTTAGGAAAAGATACCTTAATAGGAATTATTAAGCATGAGCTTTGCCATTACTGTTTATTTCATTGGGGTCAGCCCTACCAGCATAAGGACAAGGTCTTTAAAGACTTACTTAAATCAGTTGGTGGCCTACGCTTTACCCCAGCTTTAGGAGATAGTGCTCCCAGATATATTTATCGCTGTAAGCGCTGCGGTCAAAAATATTATCGCCAGCGAAGGATGAATATAAATAAATACGCTTGTGGAACATGTCAAGGCCCCATAAGTCTCATCGATCGCTAA
- a CDS encoding Tex family protein yields MTNQLIEKLQQELPDYKSYQIENVITMLNEGNTVPFIARYRKERTGSLDEVAIQSIQEAYEYQEHLEERKETILKAIDDQGKLTDSLRKEILEADQLQALEDLYSPYKKKRRTKATKAKEQGLEPLADWLKTNPLSGSIEEEADKYINDQVNSGEEALAGAHEILCEWISEVAKYRSHSRQYVWEKGYLASKKRAQAEDEKETYAIYYDFAAPLSELKSYQVLAINRAEKEKVVSVSLDIEAEPLIQAFSADLIVKDSIASPLLEKAIEDSLARFLLPQAFRAIRTQVTETAEDHAIDNFSENLKNLLMQQPLKGQVVLGWDPAYRTGCKLAVLDETGQVLDKTVVYPTPPHNKKEAAAKAVTDLIEKYQIGIIAIGNGTASRESEEFVAQMIQDNQLSCRYTIVSESGASVYSASEIARKEFPDYQVEERSAVSIGRRLQDPLAELVKIDPKAIGVGQYQHDVNQTKLNDQLDFTVELVVNRVGVELNTASASLLSHVAGLTKTVAKNIVTYRNENGKFESRKDLHDVPRLGPKAFEQAAGFLRITDGKNILDNTGIHPESYSVTEAILAADDIDPNAIREDDIHLKIKNWNINRLCKKYDIGRETLKDIQKALLVPGRDPRSQVAGPVLRQDVVQLEDLKPGMALQGTVRNVVDFGAFVDIGVKQDGLVHISKMSHRFVKDPQAVVSVGDIVDVWVDSVDVQKGRIGLTMLKPQ; encoded by the coding sequence ATGACTAATCAATTAATCGAAAAGTTGCAGCAAGAACTACCTGATTATAAAAGCTATCAAATTGAAAATGTAATTACGATGCTTAATGAGGGAAATACGGTACCCTTCATTGCCCGTTACCGTAAAGAAAGAACTGGTTCCTTAGATGAAGTAGCCATTCAATCGATTCAGGAGGCCTATGAATACCAAGAGCATTTAGAAGAACGTAAAGAGACTATTCTTAAAGCCATCGATGACCAGGGCAAATTAACTGATTCTTTAAGGAAAGAGATTCTTGAAGCCGACCAATTGCAGGCCTTGGAAGATTTATATTCCCCTTATAAGAAGAAACGTCGGACTAAGGCCACTAAGGCTAAAGAGCAGGGTTTAGAGCCCTTAGCGGACTGGTTGAAGACAAACCCACTCTCCGGGTCGATTGAAGAAGAAGCTGATAAATACATCAATGACCAGGTAAATTCTGGAGAAGAAGCTTTAGCAGGAGCCCACGAGATCTTGTGTGAATGGATTAGTGAAGTGGCTAAGTATCGGTCCCATAGCCGGCAATATGTCTGGGAAAAAGGCTATTTAGCTAGTAAAAAGCGGGCCCAAGCCGAAGATGAAAAAGAAACCTATGCGATTTATTATGACTTTGCTGCCCCGCTCAGTGAGCTCAAATCTTACCAGGTCCTAGCCATTAACCGGGCGGAAAAAGAAAAAGTGGTCAGCGTTTCTTTAGATATTGAGGCCGAGCCTTTGATACAAGCATTCAGTGCTGATCTAATTGTTAAAGATTCGATCGCTTCCCCGCTGTTAGAAAAGGCTATCGAAGATAGTCTGGCTCGTTTTCTTTTGCCTCAAGCTTTTCGGGCAATTCGGACTCAAGTCACAGAAACAGCGGAGGACCATGCCATTGATAATTTCAGTGAAAACTTGAAAAATTTACTGATGCAACAACCATTAAAGGGGCAAGTAGTCCTGGGATGGGACCCAGCCTATCGTACGGGCTGCAAGCTGGCCGTCTTAGATGAAACTGGTCAAGTTTTGGATAAAACGGTGGTTTATCCCACCCCGCCACACAATAAAAAGGAAGCTGCAGCAAAGGCGGTCACAGACTTGATTGAAAAATATCAAATTGGCATTATTGCGATTGGTAATGGGACAGCCAGCCGGGAATCGGAAGAATTTGTCGCCCAAATGATCCAAGACAATCAGTTAAGTTGTCGCTATACCATAGTTAGCGAAAGTGGTGCCTCAGTTTACTCAGCTAGTGAAATTGCTCGTAAAGAATTTCCTGATTATCAAGTAGAAGAACGCTCAGCAGTAAGTATTGGTCGTCGCTTGCAGGATCCTCTGGCAGAATTGGTAAAAATTGACCCTAAAGCAATCGGTGTGGGTCAGTATCAACATGACGTGAACCAGACTAAATTAAATGACCAATTAGATTTTACCGTTGAATTAGTGGTAAACCGGGTAGGTGTGGAGCTAAATACCGCTTCAGCCTCACTCTTAAGTCACGTGGCTGGTCTTACCAAGACGGTTGCTAAGAATATCGTAACCTATCGAAACGAAAACGGAAAATTTGAATCCCGTAAGGACCTACATGATGTTCCCCGTTTGGGACCAAAAGCCTTTGAACAAGCAGCCGGTTTCTTACGCATTACTGACGGAAAGAACATCCTAGATAACACCGGTATCCATCCCGAATCCTATTCTGTAACGGAAGCCATCCTAGCAGCCGATGACATTGATCCGAATGCTATTAGAGAGGATGACATCCATTTAAAAATTAAAAATTGGAATATTAACCGCCTCTGCAAAAAGTATGACATTGGTCGTGAAACCCTAAAAGACATCCAAAAAGCGCTCTTAGTTCCAGGACGAGACCCCCGTAGTCAAGTAGCGGGTCCAGTGCTGCGCCAGGATGTCGTCCAACTGGAAGACCTCAAGCCAGGCATGGCCTTACAAGGAACGGTTCGCAATGTGGTCGATTTTGGTGCCTTTGTTGATATCGGGGTCAAGCAAGATGGTTTGGTCCATATTTCAAAAATGAGTCACCGTTTTGTCAAAGATCCCCAAGCTGTCGTCTCAGTAGGGGATATCGTTGATGTATGGGTGGATTCCGTTGACGTTCAAAAAGGGCGCATTGGTCTAACGATGTTAAAGCCTCAATAA
- a CDS encoding cation-translocating P-type ATPase has protein sequence MVETRDKSNFFVQEVDQVENTLQTSRQSGLSSSEAKARLEKNGPNEIQEGENRTTLQKFFDQFKDAMIIILLIAAALSVVLEGVEGMVDAVIILAVVLINAVLGVIQENKAEDAIASLKDMSSPQAHVIRDGDSIKIDSREIVVGDIVVLEAGDVVPADLRLTEVNSLQIEEAALTGESVPVTKSLETVPEDAALGDRLNMAFSSTNVTYGRGQGIVVATAMDTEVGHIATMIEESDEKLTPLKEDMNDLTKFLTWAIVIIAVLIFVIGLFMETYDWVEMLLVSISIAVAALPEGLPAISTIILALGTQKMADRNALVRKLPAVETLGGTEVICSDKTGTLTQNKMTIEKVFYNGELHDASDQIDFKEPVFKVMVMDNDSTLTNNGDLSGDPTETAMIQFALDKDFDVKALLNEQPRVGEIPFDSERKMSTTVHPTAPDHQDRGQFTVMTKGAPDVLIANCDYYYDNGEIKEMTEDYRQKLLDANDSMARQALRVLAMAFKFLDQEADEYTSEEHERGLVYAGMVGEIDPERPEAKASIATAKDAGIRTVMITGDHQITAAAIAERLGIIDDSNDESAVTTGAYLDTISDEELADMVEQFSVYARVAPEHKVRIVKAWQSKTHNKVVAMTGDGVNDAPSLKQADIGIGMGITGTEVSKGASDMVLADDNFATIVTAVEEGRKVFANIQKAVQFLLSANLGEVMTLFIATILGWQILEPIHILWINLVTDTFPAIALGLEGPEADVMEHKPRGRKTNLLSGGVLPAIIYQGIYEGGITLFVFWLAKYRLGFDLPDAEAMAFLTLSFIQLAHAYNSRSVHKSLFQSNPFANKWLNIATVASAALLLITVFVPGLNDAFGTVHLVGDPNAPMMWTVVILASLSIIVYVEIVKFILRSTGLAENWEENKKQ, from the coding sequence ATGGTAGAAACTCGTGATAAGAGTAATTTCTTTGTTCAAGAAGTTGACCAAGTAGAAAATACTCTGCAAACCTCACGGCAAAGTGGGCTAAGCTCATCAGAAGCTAAAGCCCGCTTAGAAAAAAATGGTCCTAATGAGATTCAAGAAGGTGAAAATCGGACCACCCTACAAAAATTCTTTGATCAATTCAAAGATGCCATGATTATTATCCTTTTAATTGCAGCAGCTCTATCTGTTGTGCTTGAAGGTGTTGAGGGCATGGTGGACGCTGTTATTATTTTAGCAGTGGTATTAATTAATGCCGTCTTGGGAGTTATCCAAGAAAACAAGGCGGAAGACGCAATTGCTTCCTTAAAGGATATGTCATCCCCCCAAGCCCATGTGATTCGTGATGGCGACTCGATCAAGATTGACTCACGCGAAATCGTTGTCGGTGATATTGTCGTCTTAGAAGCTGGCGATGTCGTTCCTGCAGACCTGCGCTTAACTGAAGTCAATTCCTTACAAATTGAAGAAGCTGCCCTAACCGGTGAATCGGTACCGGTAACTAAATCCCTAGAAACCGTTCCGGAAGACGCCGCTTTAGGTGACCGATTGAACATGGCCTTCTCATCAACGAATGTGACTTATGGCCGTGGTCAAGGGATCGTGGTTGCGACTGCTATGGATACCGAAGTGGGCCATATTGCAACCATGATTGAAGAATCCGACGAAAAATTAACCCCACTTAAAGAAGATATGAATGACCTAACCAAGTTCTTAACTTGGGCCATTGTCATTATCGCTGTCTTAATTTTCGTAATTGGCCTCTTCATGGAAACTTATGACTGGGTTGAAATGCTACTGGTCTCAATCTCCATTGCTGTTGCTGCCCTACCTGAAGGCTTACCAGCGATTTCAACCATTATTTTAGCCTTAGGTACCCAAAAAATGGCTGACCGCAATGCCCTAGTGAGAAAGCTTCCAGCAGTGGAAACCTTAGGGGGAACCGAAGTTATCTGTTCCGATAAAACCGGTACCCTAACCCAAAACAAGATGACCATCGAAAAGGTATTCTATAATGGTGAGCTCCATGATGCTTCTGACCAAATTGATTTCAAGGAACCGGTCTTTAAGGTTATGGTCATGGATAATGACTCTACCCTAACCAACAATGGCGATCTTTCTGGTGACCCAACCGAAACCGCTATGATTCAATTTGCCCTTGACAAGGATTTTGACGTCAAAGCCTTATTAAATGAACAACCCCGGGTGGGTGAAATTCCATTCGACTCAGAACGGAAAATGTCAACCACCGTCCATCCAACTGCCCCTGACCACCAAGATAGAGGTCAATTTACAGTGATGACTAAAGGGGCTCCTGATGTCTTGATTGCTAACTGTGATTATTACTATGACAATGGTGAAATTAAAGAAATGACGGAAGACTACCGTCAAAAACTCTTAGACGCCAACGACAGTATGGCTCGTCAAGCACTTCGGGTTTTAGCGATGGCCTTTAAGTTCTTAGACCAAGAAGCTGATGAATATACCAGTGAAGAGCATGAACGTGGCTTGGTTTATGCTGGTATGGTGGGAGAAATTGACCCTGAACGTCCAGAAGCCAAAGCTTCTATAGCTACTGCTAAAGACGCAGGTATCCGGACCGTGATGATTACTGGTGACCACCAAATTACTGCAGCAGCCATTGCTGAACGTTTAGGAATTATTGACGACAGCAATGATGAAAGTGCTGTAACTACCGGAGCTTACTTAGATACGATCTCAGATGAAGAGTTAGCCGATATGGTCGAACAATTCTCTGTTTACGCCCGGGTAGCTCCTGAACATAAGGTACGAATTGTTAAAGCCTGGCAATCAAAAACCCATAATAAAGTCGTTGCCATGACCGGTGATGGGGTTAACGATGCGCCTTCCTTAAAACAAGCCGATATCGGTATTGGTATGGGGATCACAGGAACTGAAGTGTCTAAAGGGGCTTCGGACATGGTCCTTGCTGACGACAACTTTGCGACCATTGTTACCGCTGTTGAGGAAGGACGTAAGGTCTTTGCTAATATTCAAAAAGCGGTTCAATTCCTCCTATCAGCGAACTTAGGAGAAGTGATGACACTCTTCATCGCTACTATCCTAGGCTGGCAAATTCTAGAACCTATCCACATCTTATGGATTAACTTAGTGACCGATACTTTCCCAGCCATTGCTCTAGGTCTTGAAGGCCCAGAAGCTGACGTGATGGAACATAAACCAAGAGGACGTAAGACTAATCTCTTGTCCGGTGGGGTTTTACCAGCCATTATCTACCAAGGGATTTACGAAGGTGGAATTACCCTCTTTGTCTTCTGGCTAGCTAAATATCGTCTGGGCTTTGACTTACCCGATGCAGAAGCCATGGCATTCTTAACCCTTTCATTCATCCAATTAGCCCATGCCTACAACAGTCGTTCCGTTCACAAATCACTATTCCAAAGCAACCCATTTGCTAATAAGTGGTTAAACATTGCGACAGTTGCATCTGCTGCCCTTCTACTCATTACCGTCTTTGTTCCAGGTTTAAATGACGCCTTTGGAACCGTGCATTTGGTCGGTGACCCTAATGCACCAATGATGTGGACCGTAGTTATTCTCGCTTCCCTCTCCATTATTGTTTACGTAGAAATTGTGAAATTCATTCTACGTTCCACTGGACTAGCAGAGAACTGGGAAGAAAATAAAAAACAATAA